The Motacilla alba alba isolate MOTALB_02 chromosome 3, Motacilla_alba_V1.0_pri, whole genome shotgun sequence DNA window AGATTTCAGCTGAACACCTTGATTCAGGACTGGTACTGCATCATTTCATATTCCCATTCTGATTCTTAGGTGAGGATTCCAGCTCCTAGCTGGTCTGGATGTACCAAAGCACAGCATATTGTAATACCACACAGATATACCTGTGGTATGTTATGGGAGGGAAAATCTGTGTGCATACATGCAAGCACTCATCACTCAGAAGAACAACTTAACACACAGAGATATGATCCTAAATCCTGCATGCAGTTAGACCAAGGTACGGGAATTATGTTGGACAAGCTGCATTATGAGCTATTCCACATTGGCAGTGGATGCCTCTGCAGGAcctgaaagcagcaggcagctcagcaaTAGCAATAGTCCCCAAAGCTGAATCTAGAGCATCTAACTCAAGACAGAAGATTATTTGCAAAGGTTATGAGCTGACAGACATCTGTTGGGAAACACCCACTCTTGAAAGAGAACCATTAGCTTAAACTCCGGCCCCAACAAGGCAGAGCAGTAAAACTTTCTCCTTAAGATACAACTAGAAAACTAGAGTTCTAAAGAgtagcagcttttttttttttttttttttttttgaggaatggTTAAAAAAATTCATCACAAATTCCagtcttttctaaaaaaattaaaaattcaaacctCAAATGTAGGTCAATTTCTTTACCCTGAAACAAGACTTTCAGCTTCTTGAAGTCTctaaaataaagctattttttttgtcagtcCAGAACAAGAGCCTGACTTGAAAATGTTAGTCTTTACTTCTAGGTCCTGTGTAACCATCTCACTCAGTATTTATAGTAAAGTATTACTAGAGGTCCCTTTCCAAACTCTTACAGTAAGAAACTCAACATACAGCATTACACTTCCCTCAGCTTCACTACTAATTCTTACTATTTCTACTCGAGAAAAGTAAACAGTGTATCAACCTGCACCCTGTTCTAGTTTTGCCCCATATCTTGACCAGTGCTTGGGTATATACACCTATGTACACACTACATTGTCTGAGATGTCAGGAGAATGGTAGGAAAAAGGCCaattctaaaacattttaaatgtaaacagTGTAATTCAGACAATCagaatcctttaaaaaataagtctAAACCACTGTAAGTGCTTTAATAACCATCCACATGGGCTGTAGGTGAATTCAGCTGTTCATTTTCCATTAGAGTGGCTTTAATCAATATATAGTGCTAGTTTCACACAAGATGGCAACTGCCTTGGTGTGGGACAGAAAGTAGGCCAACCCACAGAACTGTAAAGAAAACCACAGCCTGTGAAAAGGGAAGTTACAGTCAATACTAACAATACCCTGTAGCGCCATCATCTCACACTGCAAAGTGAGAGGGATTTGATACCTGCACTCAGACTACACCATCTTTAAACCTTTGGAAAGTAATTTTAAGCGTAGAGCCTTTTAATTGGTTTTTTTGGCCCCTAAAGGTTATGGGTTGAAAAGTCTCTCTGAATTGCATTTCTCTTAGAGTAAATATATAGCCTATGATGTAGTAGCATGTgagtaattattttgtttaacaTCTGTTATTGTTTAATGTCTACTCTTGTTCATAAGAGACTTAATTTTCTCAAACGTGATGTTGAATATTCAGTTAATTGTAATATTCAGATCCAAATTGCTGCCTGGAACACTGAGTTGTTCCTGTGCCAAAAACAGTGCCACAAAGCTTAAAAACAActaagaaggaagaaaaaagattcCACCTCATATTCTACTAGGTAGAACATACAAAACTGTGGAAGAGCTACCAGTAAGGCCAAGAGACTTGCCTTCTAACTGTGGCTTTCCCAAAAACAACAGCACTCGACTGATACGGTTCACAACTGCTGCAGTAAAACAAGCGGTCCGgccttttcattccttttctaTTTAGGAAGGTtgtgaacagcagcaaagaaactGAAGGTATTTGCAAAGTCAAGAACTCAACCTGGATGATTCCATCCGCTTTTGGAAGGTTATCTTTGGAACCCTGAGGGCATAAAGCTTACATTGCGTATACAGTAGATAAAGCTTACACAGTATACAAACCCTCAGTACAGGCTTTCTCTCTCTTGCAAGGGAAACTTCCAATGTATCAGTGGTAGCTAGCATTTAACACGTACAGACTAACAACTTTCTTTGACCTAGAAGTCATTCTGGTAAGTTCTGTTCCCTCTCTTGGGCCATTCCTCCTCCACCCATTTCAGCAGCACTTTCACAACATCAATTCTCTTATAAAATTTACAGAGATCAATCAGCTGCTCCACAGTCCGGTCACTATTCCGTAGCAAGAATTCCAAGGTGGGACTTTGGGGCTTTTGTTCAAGGAAACACAATTCATCATAAGTCATCCCCCACTTGCTTGCTAAATTTCTCCAGTTTTTCACTGTTGGATGGCAGGGATCCAGCTTTAGCCTCACTGTGTACAACAAGTCCTCATCATTGAGCATGTCACTGATGGTTGGTGCACGGAATAAGCACAAGGAGCAGGTGACATTTTCCTTGCAGGTTTTCTTGAGATCTGCAGTGAAAACCATTACATGGGAAGAAATTAGGATCTATTGCTGTGGTATCACCAGGAACAAAAAGTTACAAGCATAAAGGGTTGAGGAGTATTATATTTCTTTGAATTGCTTCTGAAAAAGTCAGAATAGCGATATGCAATGCCTCTTCTCATGAAGAGCTCATTAAATTAACTTTCTAAAACTTCTCTCTTCACTACACTCTGAAGTGGGTTTAATCAAAAAGACAGTAGTTTTTAAAGACAGtaaattactttgaaaagtaatttataCTTTTACAGAAAAGACACAGGATTCAATGCAGTGTGTGAGCTAGGACAGtccccttttttgttttggaacaATGTCTCTTCCTTGAATCTACCATAATACCCACTTACATCACCAACAGGATTATGTGCACATTCTGTGCATCTTGTGTACTTGTGTTGTAGAATGAAGGAAAAGGTTTTGCATTTCTGAGCTGCTACCTTAATAACAACATGAAATATGTGCACCAGGAGAATCTCTGCCGACAGATCCAAATACAACTAACACCTAGTACTTTAACACAATGAAAAAAGTAGATATGTTCCTTTGCTTTGTAAGGGTTCTTGCAATAAAAACTGTCCCTGTTTTACCAACAAAGCCTATTTTAAATGTACATCATGATAAGGAATAAAGTGCATACTCCTCCAcgtgcaagaaaaacaaaaataccaagTAGGTGGAAAGAGGTGGTGATATGTTCTAAAATCTGCATCAAATACTGAAAATTGCCATTTAGATATCTCCTACACACCATAGTCGGCATCTCCCACAAAACTGGAAACAACGTGGTGCTATCAgactatattatatattaatacCCCTTAAACCACATAGAAACCAGTTTGAGTTATACCTCTAGTCAAACTCTAATACAAAGATCTTTAACACTGCAACAGTTCAGGACATGGTCTAAGCATTTTGGCTTCAGATATGACCTTAactctccctgctcctttttGAAAGCAGGGAGAATCTGGTATCTCCAAACAGTATATTATGGACACAGCCTAGAAGCTTTTCATAAAGGTTCTGTGCGCCAGCCTCATTGCACAACTTGAAATAGGGAAGTAGCTAGTCCTACTTCAGACGAAACTCTGAAAAAGGGGCTAATAGTAAtcaaaaggtttaataaaaacaacagaaaacagtgACACACAATTTACAAGTGCTGTATCAGAGGCCTGAACTGTATCTCTGGCAAAGGATAAATCTGGTAGGTAGTGCCACCTACTCATAAGGACAACAGCATCTGTTCAGGCTGTTTGTTTGTGGGATTTTGtggctcttttttttaacatcaattatttattttcactaaTCACTGTCAGATTGTGTGAAAATTCCAGAATATAATGTCTGGCTGCatgttctattttatttttaaagaaagaacagGCTATTGTTAATTTTGTAACATTGCTCATCAGACTGTTTTTTAGCAGGCCAAGGACAACTTCTGAAGTTTTCAACAAGTTAGGACGTGTAGCAACAACACCGCTGCAGACACATAACTTCATACAAATGCTTAGCTTCCCTGTTAAAGGGAAACATCTTCTGGTGACATCTTAGCTCACAGGTATTCCACAGGCCTTGCAGCTGTTCTCTACAGGAATATGTATGTTAACTCTTCTGTTCTTCTTGTGCAACTTAAACTTGCTGAAGTGAGACAAAACTTTCTTGCTTCATTCATGCCAACCTTTACTTATACAAACAAGGCAAAATGAATATAATATAATCCAATCAAATTTCTGGCTGAGCTTACAGGGCAGGAGAGCACCCTATCTGAATTTCATCTTATTTACTCTGGCAGGGTTGCCAGGCTAAGTTTTGTCCTCCAATAGAAACAGGGAAGAAGGGGTAAAGAAAACACCTCTGTAAAAGGGCACAGATATAAGtaaacaaaactaaaccaaCCTGCTCCTTGTGCTATACCATCTGGAAGACTATCAAAAGCATCATAAAGAATCCTGCTTTTCTAAGGTGCTCCTGTGCTAGACACTGGCAAGCACTACCCAACTAATTGCTTGATCCTAATGCTACCTGATAGGACAAGCTGCTTTACTAATAGGAAACTCTCAGTTTCTTACTGTTAGACTAAGAGAACCATATATCATACACACTCATCCCTCCCCAGCAGAACTCACACAAATGATGGGATAAGCATTCACAGCCTACTGCCAGCTTCTGCTCTCTCCTGACAGCTATTCAACATCACTTCCAAAGGCAGAGGTACTAAATGTATTTCGAAAGCCCAAGCTGCATATTTCGTATGGTCTGCATTATTGATCACCATTGTCTTAGAACAAAGAGGAAGCTGTAAATGACACTGGTAATGAAATGAGCTCCATAAGCACTAATTATCCAGGCAGTTCTTTGTTATGACAAatagctgtttttaaaaagcacttacAAATAAAACCTAGGAATAAAATATGGAGAACAATAAAGTTGACATATTACCTGAAAGCGATTCATCAGTATGGTTTTGTGTGTCTTTGTCTTCTGGctacaaagcagaaaacaaatataaagtaaaaataaaacaatgtaaTTGAGCACCAGAATAAGTATTTGACTAATTTACAACCGGCAGGAGATCACCTACAAGAATCCCAAGCTACTTGTGAAGTCAGACAGGGAATATACATATAGTTTTGAGGAATTGCTAAAAATCTGTAGTCTTTTCAGGAAGCATTTCCATGGTTTGGCTCAGAAA harbors:
- the EDARADD gene encoding ectodysplasin-A receptor-associated adapter protein isoform X4 produces the protein MAAPQDPLPPDHAAKEPVEDTDPSTLSLTMTEKYPVQDTGVPKDEEYLTDQVTLEIASVNIKTLTSDSGLIQQPEDKDTQNHTDESLSDLKKTCKENVTCSLCLFRAPTISDMLNDEDLLYTVRLKLDPCHPTVKNWRNLASKWGMTYDELCFLEQKPQSPTLEFLLRNSDRTVEQLIDLCKFYKRIDVVKVLLKWVEEEWPKRGNRTYQNDF
- the EDARADD gene encoding ectodysplasin-A receptor-associated adapter protein isoform X3; translated protein: MAAPQDPLPPADHAAKEPVEDTDPSTLSLTMTEKYPVQDTGVPKDEEYLTDQVTLEIASVNIKTLTSDSGLIQQPEDKDTQNHTDESLSDLKKTCKENVTCSLCLFRAPTISDMLNDEDLLYTVRLKLDPCHPTVKNWRNLASKWGMTYDELCFLEQKPQSPTLEFLLRNSDRTVEQLIDLCKFYKRIDVVKVLLKWVEEEWPKRGNRTYQNDF